One window of the Maylandia zebra isolate NMK-2024a linkage group LG19, Mzebra_GT3a, whole genome shotgun sequence genome contains the following:
- the LOC101463972 gene encoding uncharacterized protein LOC101463972, whose translation MEDNGNNAGFFESTYNKLTYPEDISEDDQSFNLNQERQQVSLSTMGPGSCLNRYKVLAVSLAVLAAFLLAVDIGLGVYYYRLTYGNHLVTDISTEIAKLQATYNAALQSKTEAKQEVAKEIKSQQITKWELDHLNRRKKDTEKLIDRTETEIAMLESHMPMLKEGCRQCLPGWTVINSMCYFFALSEELSRRSWMDARHFCKRQGSDLLVINSREEHMALAEIVKMSRDPSRSLAHSGFWIGLRDADVEGSWTWLDGTRVEEGYWDNGEPNNQNNEDCAAMYPRENPFHSWNDAPCHWNLKWICERTPRPFSSSLNV comes from the exons ATGGAGGACAACGGAAATAATGCTGGCTTTTTTGAGAGTACTTATAACAAACTGACTTATCCTGAGGACATTAGTGAAGATGACCAATCTTTCAACTTGAACCAGGAGAGGCAACAAG TGTCCCTGTCCACAATGGGGCCTGGATCCTGTTTAAATCGTTACAAAGTGCTTGCAGTGAGCCTGGCAGTGCTCGCTGCCTTTCTGCTGGCAGTTGATATTGGCCTGGGAGTCTATT ACTACAGACTTACTTATGGGAACCATTTAGTAACAGACATCAGCACTGAGATTGCCAAATTGCAGGCTACTTACAACGCTGCACTCCAAAGCAAGACTGAAGCCAAACAGGAGGTGGCGAAAGAGATCAAGTCACAGCAAATTACCAAGTGGGAGCTTGATCATCTgaacagaaggaaaaaagatACCGAAAAACTAATAGACAGAACTGAAACGGAAATAGCGATGTTGGAATCCCACATGCCAATGCTCA AAGAGGGCTGCAGACAGTGTTTGCCAGGCTGGACTGTCATTAATTCCATGTGTTACTTCTTCGCTTTATCTGAGGAACTCTCACGGAGATCGTGGATGGATGCCAGACATTTCTGCAAGAGGCAAGGAAGCGACTTATTGGTCATCAACAGCAGAGAGGAACAT ATGGCCCTTGCTGAAATTGTAAAAATGTCTCGAGACCCCTCGAGATCGCTTGCCCACAGTGGATTCTGGATTGGACTGAGAGATGCAGATGTGGAAGGAAGTTGGACATGGTTGGATGggacaagggtggaagaggg GTACTGGGATAATGGAGAGCCTAACAACCAAAACAATGAAGACTGTGCTGCTATGTATCCCAGAGAAAACCCCTTTCATTCATGGAACGATGCTCCATGCCACTGGAACCTGAAATGGATTTGTGAGAGGACACCAAGACCTTTTAGCTCTAGCTTAAATGTTTAA
- the LOC101465121 gene encoding C-type lectin domain family 10 member A-like — protein sequence MTFEKISQDFSTDGHSVSHRQRFRQGLFADGSRPAFPHHRLVILSLSLLNAVLLIAAVVTGIYCVKAKDFQVSDSSVSPLLIEMNHLRNHSGIVKERLEAQAKLVKERTNHVQLKLQVKQLKVENDLLQRQIETLNAAKSNLQTNKTLLEETCGRCPTGWLLLKTSCYYFSHHEINSRKNWTESRQYCINQGGDLLVINNLEEQLLITDNFQKVSSSGVWWQNGYWVGLTDVVTEGTWVWVNNVTEVDSMYWRSGQPDSSAEEKKNCAAFLFFTDNVKTWYNVECSSKQLNWICEMEPKQTTRGPQ from the exons ATGACATTTGAAAAGATTTCTCAAGATTTCAGCACAGATGGCCATTCAGTCTCTCACCGTCAAAGATTTCGACAAG GTCTGTTTGCAGATGGAAGCAGACCTGCGTTTCCACACCACCGACTGGTTATACTGAGTCTGAGCCTGCTGAATGCTGTTCTGCTGATAGCTGCTGTTGTCACTGGGATCTATT GTGTCAAAGCCAAAGACtttcaggtttcagattcatctGTTTCACCCTTGTTGATTGAAATGAACCATCTCCGCAACCACAGTGGTATCGTCAAAGAGAGGCTGGAGGCCCAGGCAAAACTGGTGAAAGAGCGCACCAACCACGTGCAGCTAAAGCTCCAGGTGAAGCAGTTGAAGGTCGAAAATGATTTGCTTCAGCGACAAATTGAGACACTAAATGCAGCGAAATCAAATCTCCAGACAAATAAAACTCTCTTAG AGGAAACCTGCGGCAGATGCCCAACAGGATGGCTCCTTCTTAAAACATCCTGTTATTATTTTTCTCACCATGAAATAAACTCCAGAAAGAACTGGACGGAGAGCAGACAATACTGCATTAATCAGGGCGGTGACTTGCTTGTCATCAATAACTTGGAGGAGCAG CTCCTCATAACCGACAACTTTCAAAAAGTGAGCAGCTCTGGCGTATGGTGGCAGAATGGATACTGGGTCGGCCTCACTGATGTGGTGACAGAGGGAACGTGGGTCTGGGTTAACAATGTGACCGAGGTGGATTCAAT GTACTGGAGAAGTGGGCAGCCCGACAGCTCTGCTGAGGAGAAGAAGAActgtgctgcttttcttttctttaccgATAATGTGAAGACATGGTACAATGTAGAatgtagcagcaaacagctgAACTGGATCTGCGAGATGGAGCCAAAGCAAACCACAAGGGGACCTCAATGA